One Persicobacter psychrovividus DNA window includes the following coding sequences:
- a CDS encoding response regulator, whose product MPDQKVERVLLVDDNDTDNFISKRIIEIAGFAENIEVENSGKAALDRLHEEANTPDLLPNIIFLDINMPIVDGFVFLYEFEKYPDVVKEKCKIVILSSSDNERDIDQIMSNDKVITFITKPLTSQSLEKVKEFL is encoded by the coding sequence ATGCCTGATCAAAAAGTAGAACGCGTCTTATTGGTGGACGATAACGACACCGATAATTTTATCAGTAAACGAATTATTGAAATAGCAGGCTTTGCAGAAAATATAGAAGTAGAAAACTCTGGGAAAGCCGCCCTTGATCGGTTACATGAAGAGGCCAACACGCCAGACTTGTTGCCGAACATCATTTTTTTGGATATCAACATGCCCATCGTCGACGGCTTTGTATTTTTATATGAGTTTGAAAAGTACCCCGATGTGGTGAAAGAAAAATGTAAAATTGTGATTCTCTCAAGCTCGGACAATGAACGGGATATTGACCAGATCATGAGTAATGATAAAGTAATTACCTTCATAACAAAACCCCTGACGAGTCAGTCCCTTGAAAAGGTAAAAGAATTTTTGTGA
- a CDS encoding DUF3078 domain-containing protein translates to MRLILLFLLFLLPLCTIAQSNDTDAEQIEILNFGHKYKARMDSLKQISEQLKYDSLYYLQEPEYVVIAPTRMRDSLKISNVDTLKFFFPPKVLLVDVNHYNDSISVYQASLDTMELRLNPKFMVVPSTAQVEEDNKPQYWTYGGGLRVHIAQVSLSNWNPGGESSLNASTEFRVFANKKRDNMELENRMELRYGVIRNGEKLDKNSDQIWFVSRQSRQVTKSWQLSALEDFRTQFQPGFNSDRKYISNFMAPGNLQLSLGFSYNRIKNLNVLVSPIKGKVTFLLDQELSDEGAFGVEAGKRMRSQLGSGLSVDFKETEIFPNIYYTSNLELFSPFQTFTRVVTNWTNNLRFQVNRYISTSIHSQIVYDHDIDITRDDGSKGPALQMRNEISLVFVLDYSK, encoded by the coding sequence ATGAGATTGATCCTCCTTTTTTTACTTTTCCTTCTCCCCCTTTGTACGATTGCACAGAGTAATGATACTGATGCAGAGCAAATCGAGATTCTGAACTTTGGGCACAAGTATAAAGCCCGCATGGATTCGCTCAAGCAAATATCGGAGCAGTTAAAGTATGATTCCCTGTATTACCTTCAGGAGCCTGAGTATGTCGTGATCGCACCGACACGTATGCGGGACTCTTTGAAAATTTCCAATGTCGATACCCTGAAATTCTTCTTCCCTCCTAAAGTATTATTGGTCGATGTGAATCATTATAACGATTCCATTTCGGTCTATCAGGCTTCCCTGGATACCATGGAGCTGCGATTGAACCCCAAGTTTATGGTCGTCCCTTCTACCGCGCAGGTTGAAGAAGACAACAAACCACAATATTGGACTTACGGTGGTGGGCTGCGTGTTCACATTGCGCAGGTGTCACTCTCCAACTGGAACCCTGGGGGGGAAAGCTCCTTGAACGCCTCTACAGAGTTTCGTGTTTTTGCCAATAAAAAGCGCGACAATATGGAGCTTGAAAATAGGATGGAGTTACGCTACGGTGTTATTCGGAATGGGGAGAAGCTTGATAAAAACAGTGACCAGATATGGTTTGTCTCTCGGCAGTCGAGGCAGGTAACAAAATCCTGGCAGCTTTCCGCCCTCGAGGATTTTCGTACCCAGTTTCAGCCAGGTTTCAACTCTGACAGAAAGTATATTTCCAACTTCATGGCGCCAGGTAACTTGCAGCTCTCGCTGGGTTTCTCCTATAACCGTATTAAGAATTTGAACGTTCTGGTGTCGCCAATTAAGGGTAAGGTAACCTTCCTGCTCGATCAGGAATTGTCAGACGAAGGCGCTTTTGGTGTGGAAGCAGGCAAGCGGATGCGGAGCCAGCTTGGTTCGGGTCTGTCCGTCGATTTTAAGGAAACGGAGATTTTCCCAAATATCTACTATACTTCCAACCTTGAACTTTTCTCGCCTTTTCAGACTTTCACAAGGGTGGTAACCAACTGGACCAACAACTTGCGCTTTCAGGTGAATCGGTATATTTCCACTTCCATTCATTCGCAGATCGTCTATGACCATGATATTGACATCACCCGTGATGATGGCTCCAAAGGGCCAGCCCTGCAAATGCGAAATGAGATCAGTTTGGTGTTTGTCCTCGATTACTCGAAATAG
- a CDS encoding adenylosuccinate synthase, whose translation MKVDILLGLQWGDEGKGKIVDYLAPKYDTVARFQGGPNAGHTLEFDGIKHVLHQIPSGIFRENILNIVGNGVVLDIVIFKDEIKKMASFNFDVKERLVLSKKAQLILPTHRLLDAAYEQSKGDKKIGSTLKGIGPTYQDKVARVGLRAGDLLAPNFKERYDNLVAQHCRILDSYNFEYDLEQVNKTFFEAVEYIKGFKMVDGAYFINDRLNKGQSVLAEGAQGSLLDIDFGSYPYVTSSNTTSAGACSGMGVAPGKIGRVYGIFKAYCTRVGSGPFPTELFDETGKELQTVGNEFGATTGRERRCGWIDLPALKYAAMINGVTEMFMMKADVLDGFEEIKVCTAYKLEDGTLTEEMPFDIDNETVEPIYETLKGWNTSLQGFDSYEALPQELKDYVKYIEDFTGVKINIVSVGPDRTETFIREEIIIK comes from the coding sequence ATGAAGGTAGATATCCTTTTAGGGTTACAATGGGGAGATGAAGGAAAAGGTAAAATCGTAGATTACCTTGCTCCTAAGTATGATACAGTTGCGCGTTTTCAGGGTGGTCCAAACGCTGGCCACACCTTGGAGTTCGACGGCATCAAACATGTCCTTCACCAAATTCCTTCGGGAATTTTCCGTGAAAACATCTTGAACATCGTTGGGAATGGAGTTGTTCTTGATATTGTAATCTTTAAAGATGAGATCAAAAAAATGGCTTCTTTCAATTTTGATGTGAAAGAACGCTTGGTGCTTTCCAAGAAAGCGCAATTGATCTTACCAACCCACCGCCTGTTGGATGCTGCTTACGAGCAATCTAAGGGTGATAAAAAAATCGGTTCTACATTGAAAGGAATCGGTCCTACTTACCAGGATAAAGTCGCGCGTGTTGGTTTGCGTGCGGGTGATCTTTTGGCCCCTAACTTCAAAGAGCGTTACGACAACCTTGTTGCACAACATTGCCGCATTTTGGATTCTTACAACTTTGAGTACGATCTGGAGCAGGTGAACAAGACTTTCTTTGAAGCAGTGGAGTACATCAAAGGCTTTAAAATGGTGGATGGTGCTTACTTCATCAATGATCGCTTAAACAAAGGTCAGTCGGTATTGGCAGAAGGAGCGCAGGGTTCTCTTTTGGATATCGATTTTGGAAGCTACCCATACGTTACCAGTTCAAACACCACTTCAGCAGGTGCTTGTTCAGGAATGGGCGTTGCTCCAGGTAAAATCGGCCGTGTTTATGGTATCTTCAAAGCATACTGTACACGCGTAGGTTCAGGTCCATTCCCAACTGAGCTATTTGATGAGACTGGAAAAGAGCTTCAGACAGTAGGAAACGAGTTTGGTGCAACTACAGGGCGTGAGCGTCGTTGTGGATGGATTGACTTGCCTGCTCTGAAATATGCGGCGATGATTAACGGGGTTACTGAGATGTTCATGATGAAGGCCGACGTATTGGACGGCTTCGAGGAGATCAAGGTTTGTACTGCCTATAAATTAGAGGATGGTACCCTAACGGAAGAGATGCCATTTGACATCGATAACGAAACCGTTGAGCCAATCTACGAAACACTGAAAGGATGGAACACTTCCCTTCAGGGCTTTGATTCTTACGAGGCACTTCCTCAGGAATTGAAAGACTACGTGAAGTACATTGAGGATTTCACTGGCGTAAAAATCAACATCGTTTCTGTTGGTCCTGACCGTACGGAAACATTCATCAGAGAAGAAATCATCATCAAATAA
- a CDS encoding STAS domain-containing protein — translation MKFNSKVKDGILTIQVDGDLIGQEAGLDLIEHINDHISSGITNSAMDISNLRYMNSSGIGVLITSLTKFRNAGGELVLIKPSESVKKLLIITKLNSIFTIVDTEEEAIMELKNK, via the coding sequence ATGAAGTTTAATTCTAAAGTAAAAGATGGTATTTTGACAATTCAGGTTGATGGAGATCTGATTGGTCAAGAGGCAGGTTTAGACCTGATTGAGCACATCAATGACCACATTTCAAGCGGAATTACTAATTCAGCGATGGATATTTCGAATTTACGCTACATGAACAGTAGCGGTATTGGCGTGTTAATTACCTCGCTGACGAAGTTTCGTAATGCTGGTGGTGAGCTTGTTTTAATCAAGCCATCTGAGAGTGTAAAAAAATTGTTAATTATCACTAAACTGAATTCGATTTTTACGATTGTAGATACCGAAGAAGAAGCGATAATGGAACTGAAAAATAAATAA
- a CDS encoding bifunctional (p)ppGpp synthetase/guanosine-3',5'-bis(diphosphate) 3'-pyrophosphohydrolase — MTTVELEEERKEIISRYRKMLRHAKPVLKDGDAKIIKKAFYTAMEAHQDMRRKSGEPYIFHPIEVAMICIDEIGLGTTSIVAALLHDVVEDTDIELTDIERDFGPKVAQIIDGLTKISGVFEYGTSAQAENFRKMLLTLSQDVRVILIKLADRLHNMRTLGSMPRHKQLKIASETIYLYAPLAHRLGLYAIKSELEDLYLKYSDQETYREIANKLNQTKVARNNFIKSFIRPIRTKIGTMNYPFEIKGRPKSIYSIWRKMKKQNVPFEQVYDLFAIRIIIDTPMEEEKSTCWQIYSLVTDSYKPNPDRLRDWISTPKGNGYESLHTTVMSRPGQWVEVQIRTRRMDEIAEKGYAAHWKYKENSNKQNGAGGLENWIAKVREMLEQNDSSAMEFVDDFKSNLFNEEVFIFTPKGDLKILPHNATALDFAFEIHSEVGAKCIGAKVNQKLVPLSYKVKTGDQVEILTSTKQKPNEGWLKNVVTSKARSRIKEALAEDRKRNIEMGREIVERKVKQMKMDYNEVTMQRLRAFFNQKSIPDLMDKIGKGEIDAKEIKKFQEAREQVSSKKKTTTQVTDASTFKKEAVTNKNRERDEDILYIGEDMDIFEYKTAKCCNPIPGDDIFGFITVNEGIKIHRTSCPNAVELMSNHGHRVIKARWASQKDESFLTGLRIEGTDRVGLINDISKIISEDLKVNMRSVSIESDKGIFRGDIQLFVQDTKHLDQLIKNLSNVNGVIQVTRTDLK; from the coding sequence ATGACCACAGTTGAATTGGAAGAGGAGCGTAAGGAAATTATTTCACGCTACCGCAAAATGCTTAGGCATGCCAAACCCGTGCTTAAGGATGGAGATGCTAAAATCATAAAAAAAGCTTTCTACACCGCCATGGAGGCGCATCAGGACATGCGCAGAAAGTCTGGTGAGCCTTATATTTTTCACCCGATTGAGGTCGCCATGATCTGTATCGATGAAATTGGCCTTGGCACCACCTCGATTGTCGCTGCGCTGCTTCATGATGTGGTAGAAGATACCGACATTGAACTGACAGACATTGAGCGTGACTTTGGTCCTAAGGTCGCACAGATTATTGACGGACTGACCAAGATTTCTGGGGTGTTTGAATATGGCACCTCGGCGCAGGCGGAGAATTTCCGAAAAATGCTGCTGACCCTCTCGCAGGATGTCAGGGTGATTTTGATTAAACTCGCTGACCGACTGCACAACATGCGTACCCTCGGGAGCATGCCTCGACACAAGCAGCTGAAAATCGCTTCAGAAACCATCTACCTGTACGCTCCTTTGGCACACCGCCTGGGATTGTATGCCATAAAATCAGAGCTGGAGGACCTTTACCTGAAATACTCTGATCAGGAAACTTACCGTGAAATTGCCAACAAGCTCAACCAGACCAAGGTGGCGCGTAATAATTTCATCAAATCGTTTATCAGGCCAATCCGCACCAAGATTGGAACGATGAACTACCCTTTTGAAATCAAAGGCAGGCCCAAGTCCATCTATTCCATCTGGCGGAAGATGAAAAAGCAGAATGTGCCTTTTGAGCAGGTTTATGACCTCTTTGCCATCCGTATCATTATCGATACCCCTATGGAAGAAGAGAAAAGCACCTGCTGGCAGATTTACTCCCTTGTAACGGACTCCTACAAGCCCAACCCCGACAGGTTGCGCGACTGGATTTCTACCCCAAAGGGAAATGGCTATGAATCGTTGCACACCACCGTAATGAGCCGTCCTGGCCAATGGGTGGAGGTACAAATTCGTACCCGCCGCATGGATGAGATTGCCGAGAAAGGTTATGCCGCCCACTGGAAATACAAGGAAAATTCCAACAAACAAAATGGTGCTGGAGGACTGGAAAACTGGATTGCCAAGGTGCGGGAAATGCTCGAGCAGAACGATTCGAGTGCCATGGAGTTTGTGGACGATTTCAAGTCGAACCTATTCAATGAGGAGGTGTTCATTTTCACACCAAAAGGCGACCTGAAAATTTTGCCTCATAATGCCACCGCCCTGGATTTTGCTTTCGAGATCCACTCAGAGGTGGGCGCCAAATGTATTGGTGCCAAAGTCAATCAGAAGCTCGTTCCACTTTCTTACAAGGTAAAAACTGGTGACCAGGTAGAAATCCTGACTTCCACCAAGCAAAAGCCCAATGAAGGCTGGCTAAAAAATGTGGTTACTTCAAAAGCGCGATCACGGATTAAGGAAGCCCTCGCTGAAGACCGCAAGCGGAATATTGAAATGGGCCGAGAAATTGTGGAGCGGAAAGTGAAGCAGATGAAAATGGATTATAATGAAGTCACCATGCAGCGACTTCGTGCCTTTTTCAACCAGAAATCTATTCCCGACCTGATGGATAAAATCGGCAAAGGAGAGATTGACGCCAAAGAGATCAAAAAATTCCAGGAAGCCCGCGAACAGGTTTCAAGCAAAAAGAAAACAACCACGCAGGTTACCGACGCCAGCACCTTCAAAAAAGAGGCCGTTACCAACAAGAACCGCGAACGCGATGAGGACATCCTCTATATTGGGGAGGACATGGATATTTTTGAATACAAAACAGCCAAGTGCTGCAATCCTATTCCTGGCGATGACATTTTCGGTTTTATCACTGTAAACGAAGGGATTAAGATTCACCGTACCTCTTGCCCGAATGCCGTCGAGCTGATGTCCAACCACGGGCACCGCGTAATTAAAGCCCGATGGGCCTCACAAAAGGATGAATCTTTCCTTACAGGACTTAGAATTGAAGGCACTGACCGCGTAGGGCTGATTAACGATATATCGAAAATTATCTCTGAAGATTTGAAAGTCAACATGAGGTCGGTTTCTATTGAATCCGACAAGGGCATTTTCCGAGGCGATATTCAGCTGTTTGTTCAAGACACCAAGCACTTGGATCAGCTGATTAAAAATCTCAGCAATGTAAATGGTGTTATTCAAGTGACCAGAACAGATTTAAAATAA
- a CDS encoding DUF6660 family protein, producing MRILTIILSLYITAISFVPCSDEPPHVDEQDAGHYCAELSAHAHEEDFGEACSPFCLCSCCQQTVDQHRVTLPALFYVVTATHFKNPVIKQLSVQQLTIDLFRPPRTALI from the coding sequence TTGAGAATACTCACCATCATATTGAGCCTTTACATTACCGCTATCAGCTTTGTGCCTTGTTCCGATGAGCCACCACATGTTGATGAGCAGGATGCGGGCCATTATTGTGCGGAGCTTTCGGCGCATGCTCATGAGGAGGATTTTGGGGAGGCCTGCTCACCATTCTGCCTTTGCAGCTGTTGCCAGCAAACGGTAGATCAGCATCGGGTAACGTTGCCCGCATTGTTTTATGTGGTAACGGCCACACACTTCAAGAACCCAGTCATCAAACAGCTGTCGGTGCAGCAACTCACCATCGACCTCTTTCGTCCGCCTCGGACAGCACTGATTTAA